From Serinicoccus profundi, the proteins below share one genomic window:
- a CDS encoding acylphosphatase, with protein sequence MERALIFVRGRVQGVGFRWWTRSRALELGIAGHALNLPDSRVEVNAQGERSAIEALVELLREDPSTHSRPGRVDSVVVQWHTVREGLVGFVER encoded by the coding sequence ATGGAGCGTGCGCTGATCTTCGTCCGCGGCCGGGTCCAGGGGGTGGGTTTCCGGTGGTGGACCCGCTCCCGGGCCCTCGAGCTGGGGATCGCGGGCCACGCCCTCAACCTGCCCGACAGCCGGGTGGAGGTCAACGCCCAGGGGGAGCGCTCGGCCATCGAGGCCCTTGTCGAGCTCCTGCGGGAGGACCCGTCCACGCACAGCCGCCCCGGCCGCGTCGACAGCGTGGTGGTGCAGTGGCACACGGTGCGCGAGGGGCTGGTGGGGTTCGTGGAGCGCTGA